One window from the genome of Desulforamulus ruminis DSM 2154 encodes:
- the cpaB gene encoding Flp pilus assembly protein CpaB: MLSNLLRNYKVMLILGAVFALLTAVAASYEWKKIAGNKDVLVAAVDIGPGVELTAKEIVTKPKNKRDLPQDTVYSITDLQGKAPRGVIPQDTVLRQSMFKPMESFGAEGMLKDYPGRKALAFGRDLDTTVGDQVQSGSRVDIHAIITGAINGAEKKKTVAENVPVLLVTATANTQNKSSAAVVVALTPEEIDKIMLAHAESAKFLFTLLPKN; encoded by the coding sequence ATGCTTTCAAACCTGCTCAGAAACTATAAAGTGATGCTCATTCTGGGGGCGGTCTTTGCCCTTTTAACCGCCGTGGCGGCCTCTTATGAATGGAAAAAAATTGCGGGCAACAAAGATGTGCTGGTGGCAGCCGTGGACATCGGTCCCGGCGTCGAACTGACGGCCAAAGAGATTGTTACCAAACCCAAAAACAAACGGGATCTGCCGCAGGATACGGTGTACTCCATAACGGATCTGCAGGGGAAAGCCCCCCGGGGCGTGATTCCCCAGGATACCGTATTAAGACAATCCATGTTCAAACCCATGGAAAGCTTTGGGGCGGAGGGGATGCTCAAGGATTACCCGGGTAGAAAAGCCCTGGCCTTTGGACGGGATCTGGACACCACCGTGGGCGATCAGGTGCAGTCCGGCTCCAGGGTGGATATTCACGCCATTATCACCGGAGCCATTAATGGAGCCGAAAAGAAAAAAACAGTGGCTGAAAATGTACCGGTATTGCTGGTTACTGCAACTGCCAACACCCAAAACAAAAGCAGCGCCGCCGTGGTTGTGGCCTTGACTCCGGAGGAGATTGACAAAATCATGCTGGCCCATGCGGAGTCGGCTAAATTCCTATTTACGCTTTTACCTAAAAATTAA
- a CDS encoding AAA family ATPase has translation MAGMLVFGNQSFVDEFLSRPFAVPVLGVAHDMVNATDFLKLYEEAGEVVVALGVDYALEMAEIYRNKRFFLVLDQKDITADLYRRAVSRGIRVVERTSAIEAIGAEIGRSQGDRHNRRILEPSVAAALEQKTILKKPRTIKSHCLSITGVKGGNTKTTTAVNLAAYVASWAKKEGIDYRVCLVDCDAEGARSAGYLLGIASAPQSLSVWASLEKEPSWMELEQLLIRHEETGLYILPGPQSFRDAFDTEMTAALAERVIHALKWHFDLIVLDVGLFVNNPTAIRAMQISSKVFLVIEPTLTVLKLLEELVRENTLGTLKVDLSRVKLVLGMTDGTFTKKDIERSFGIPVAVEIPLDRTVRKAENSGKCIPAAIGSPHSAFAQGIASLARAAVDNELLPFYKPRPWEFLTKIKNYPFLKFKKA, from the coding sequence ATGGCCGGGATGTTAGTCTTTGGAAACCAAAGTTTTGTGGATGAATTTTTAAGCCGCCCCTTTGCGGTTCCGGTTCTGGGGGTTGCCCATGATATGGTAAACGCAACGGACTTCCTGAAGCTGTATGAAGAAGCCGGTGAAGTGGTGGTGGCACTTGGGGTGGATTATGCGCTGGAGATGGCGGAGATCTATCGCAACAAACGTTTTTTTCTGGTACTGGACCAAAAGGATATCACCGCCGACCTTTACCGAAGGGCGGTATCCAGAGGAATTCGGGTGGTTGAAAGAACCTCGGCAATTGAAGCCATTGGTGCGGAAATCGGAAGGAGCCAGGGGGACCGGCATAATCGAAGGATTCTGGAGCCTTCGGTGGCAGCTGCCCTCGAACAAAAAACCATTCTGAAAAAACCCCGAACGATCAAATCCCATTGTCTGTCCATTACCGGTGTCAAAGGGGGCAACACCAAGACAACCACCGCCGTCAACCTGGCGGCCTATGTGGCCTCCTGGGCCAAAAAAGAGGGGATTGATTATCGGGTCTGTCTGGTGGATTGCGATGCCGAAGGAGCCCGCAGTGCCGGCTACCTGCTTGGAATTGCCAGTGCGCCCCAGTCACTCTCGGTCTGGGCCAGCCTGGAGAAAGAGCCCAGCTGGATGGAATTGGAGCAGTTGCTCATCCGCCATGAGGAAACCGGGTTGTACATTCTGCCGGGGCCTCAAAGTTTCCGGGATGCTTTTGATACCGAAATGACCGCAGCGCTGGCTGAACGGGTCATTCATGCCCTCAAGTGGCACTTTGATTTGATCGTCCTGGACGTAGGGCTCTTTGTCAACAATCCCACCGCCATCCGGGCCATGCAGATATCAAGCAAAGTGTTTCTGGTGATTGAACCCACCCTGACGGTCCTTAAGCTGTTGGAAGAGCTGGTGAGGGAAAATACCCTGGGAACCCTGAAAGTGGACTTATCCAGAGTAAAGCTGGTACTGGGGATGACGGACGGTACCTTTACCAAGAAGGATATCGAAAGAAGTTTCGGAATTCCGGTGGCCGTGGAAATCCCCCTGGACCGAACGGTGAGAAAGGCGGAAAATAGCGGGAAATGCATTCCGGCAGCCATCGGATCACCCCACAGTGCCTTTGCCCAGGGCATTGCTTCCCTGGCCCGGGCCGCAGTGGACAACGAACTGCTGCCGTTTTATAAGCCCCGACCTTGGGAGTTTCTGACCAAGATCAAAAACTATCCGTTTCTTAAATTCAAAAAGGCCTAA
- a CDS encoding CpaF family protein, with the protein MLTHYKPMPIDQLRHGLIERLRNENRQALKYPAKHKAYLESTAHMVARSQQLPVNIEDIRAVVNDLLGYGPINSILTSSDEITEVQVTSYNKIYVEENGILLPTRINFRDEKSLRTMAEKIALMSGRRLDESTPFLNTKLADGTRVNISIPPIAGSGTTLSFRRFPRSYTIQELVALGTLTEEAYAYLYEVMKNGYNFAATGAMSSGKSTLLNALIGLISQIHGPHTSIVTYEDTMELQPRHENIRQFEARPPNIEGKGEISIKLLAQTHMLRTRADWMILGEAMGQEGYYIASMMATGHPSGTTFHAYDCEDAVLYRMPSMIIMSEEGRAEGREGALGKTASALDVLIHCAKIKEGNRMARKSVQIAEVLRKRLPDGRYLPEVHEVFRFQEGKLQQVADSKLHKKVRRWYESTPLAV; encoded by the coding sequence GTGCTCACTCATTACAAGCCGATGCCGATTGATCAATTAAGGCATGGCCTTATTGAACGGCTCCGCAATGAAAACCGGCAGGCGCTGAAATATCCGGCCAAGCATAAAGCCTATCTGGAAAGTACCGCCCACATGGTGGCCAGGAGCCAGCAATTGCCTGTAAATATTGAAGATATCCGGGCCGTGGTGAATGATCTGTTAGGCTATGGACCCATTAACTCCATCCTAACCTCCAGTGATGAAATTACGGAAGTGCAGGTCACTTCCTATAACAAGATTTATGTGGAAGAAAACGGAATTCTTTTACCCACCCGGATCAACTTTCGGGATGAAAAGAGCCTGAGAACCATGGCTGAGAAAATCGCCCTGATGTCCGGGCGCAGACTGGACGAATCGACCCCTTTTCTAAACACCAAACTGGCTGACGGAACCCGGGTAAATATCAGCATTCCGCCCATTGCCGGCTCCGGCACCACCCTTTCTTTTCGAAGGTTTCCCCGGTCCTATACCATTCAGGAACTGGTCGCTCTGGGAACCTTAACGGAGGAAGCCTATGCTTACCTGTATGAAGTGATGAAAAACGGATATAACTTTGCGGCAACCGGGGCCATGAGCTCCGGCAAAAGCACCCTGCTGAATGCCCTGATTGGCTTGATCAGTCAAATTCACGGGCCTCATACCAGCATTGTAACCTACGAAGATACCATGGAACTGCAGCCCCGGCACGAGAATATTCGGCAGTTTGAGGCCCGTCCCCCCAATATCGAGGGGAAAGGGGAAATCTCCATCAAACTCCTGGCCCAGACGCATATGCTGCGGACCCGGGCAGACTGGATGATCTTAGGGGAAGCCATGGGGCAGGAGGGATATTATATTGCCAGCATGATGGCCACCGGCCATCCTTCAGGAACCACCTTCCACGCCTATGACTGTGAAGATGCGGTCCTATATCGGATGCCCAGTATGATTATCATGTCGGAAGAAGGGCGGGCGGAAGGACGGGAAGGGGCTCTGGGCAAGACCGCCTCTGCACTGGATGTACTTATTCACTGCGCCAAAATAAAAGAAGGAAACCGGATGGCACGTAAAAGTGTGCAGATTGCGGAAGTATTGAGGAAGAGGCTGCCTGATGGCCGATACCTGCCCGAGGTCCATGAGGTCTTCCGGTTTCAGGAAGGGAAATTACAACAGGTGGCCGATTCCAAACTGCATAAAAAAGTCAGGAGGTGGTACGAATCAACGCCTTTGGCAGTTTAA
- a CDS encoding type II secretion system F family protein — protein MVRINAFGSLIGLSVFFFFLAGLLWYQRSPVTEKLNQLGPAPVRKEPVLWQKILGVSLRGDIKEKELFSADLILSAFTAVCLYIFLLDMVTALLAGLGTFFIFPRMYARYRIRKLQLEFNRNLPRAVYSITSTLQGGSTLLQGFGNAHRELLYPVNQLFLQVVEDTEASVPLEQAVQNMADKVGTSAAYLLADSIALIKEIGGGEAAINLLESVAESVREEEYIAQKIRANTRYLLAAFAFCTAFPFGLAAFLSFTMPEYLQIMATLQGKILTALSGIILLTGWWIVYGIIKRTREML, from the coding sequence GTGGTACGAATCAACGCCTTTGGCAGTTTAATAGGACTTTCTGTTTTTTTCTTCTTTCTGGCCGGGCTTTTATGGTATCAACGCAGTCCGGTAACAGAAAAACTGAACCAACTCGGTCCGGCCCCTGTCCGGAAAGAACCGGTTCTCTGGCAGAAAATTTTGGGGGTTTCTCTAAGGGGAGACATAAAAGAAAAAGAGTTGTTCAGTGCGGATCTGATCCTTTCTGCCTTTACGGCAGTCTGCCTGTACATCTTCCTTTTGGATATGGTTACCGCCCTTTTAGCCGGGCTGGGTACTTTTTTTATTTTTCCCCGGATGTATGCCCGGTACCGCATCCGAAAATTGCAGCTGGAATTTAACCGGAACCTACCCCGGGCTGTCTACTCCATTACCTCCACCCTGCAGGGAGGCTCAACCCTGCTGCAGGGATTTGGTAATGCGCACCGGGAACTGCTTTATCCGGTCAACCAATTATTTCTGCAGGTGGTTGAGGATACCGAGGCTTCCGTTCCCCTGGAGCAGGCGGTTCAGAACATGGCCGACAAAGTGGGAACATCGGCAGCTTACCTGCTGGCGGACAGCATTGCGCTGATTAAAGAGATCGGTGGAGGAGAGGCGGCCATAAACTTACTGGAGAGTGTGGCGGAAAGTGTCCGGGAAGAAGAGTATATTGCTCAAAAGATCCGGGCCAATACCAGATACCTCCTGGCTGCCTTTGCCTTTTGCACAGCTTTTCCTTTTGGCCTGGCGGCCTTCCTGTCTTTTACTATGCCGGAATATCTGCAGATTATGGCCACCCTCCAGGGAAAAATTCTTACGGCTTTATCAGGGATCATCCTGCTGACGGGGTGGTGGATTGTTTACGGCATCATTAAAAGAACCCGGGAAATGTTGTAA
- a CDS encoding type II secretion system F family protein, which yields MGGNLVLIFFSAVIFFSVIGFLSFLFRSPVQEKLERLTNRETIKQKAYRLVREVGESLQQISFLRDIVNLDLLGAKLRMAGLKIGPADFLGIWASSILGSFILALLTRSVLPGFFVPFLILLGIAVPKSYLDKGYRKKRVIFRKQFIAFAERVRVGLAGGVGFFRVLQWASQSNSLFAGEIQRVVEEVQAGTSLEDALDNFARRMDDQEVINFVTTIKNAERKGAFGYSKALASLIADIRKRRGAQIDEVAKMAEVKLIFPVVLTVFPATAILLLGPMAIYAFAIFY from the coding sequence TTGGGTGGAAATTTGGTTTTGATCTTTTTTTCAGCAGTGATCTTCTTCTCGGTTATCGGCTTTCTTTCTTTTCTTTTCCGGTCACCGGTACAAGAAAAATTAGAACGGCTAACCAATCGGGAGACCATAAAACAAAAAGCCTACCGACTGGTCAGAGAAGTGGGGGAATCTCTACAGCAGATCAGCTTTCTGAGAGACATTGTCAATCTGGACCTTCTTGGGGCCAAGCTCCGGATGGCCGGATTAAAAATCGGGCCGGCTGATTTTTTGGGAATCTGGGCATCGTCGATCCTGGGTTCTTTCATCTTAGCTCTGTTAACCCGAAGTGTCCTGCCGGGATTTTTTGTTCCCTTTTTGATCCTTCTTGGAATTGCCGTCCCTAAATCCTATCTGGATAAAGGATACCGAAAAAAGAGGGTGATTTTCAGAAAACAGTTTATTGCTTTTGCTGAAAGAGTCCGGGTGGGCCTTGCCGGCGGGGTTGGCTTTTTTCGGGTCCTCCAGTGGGCCTCTCAATCCAATAGCCTGTTTGCCGGAGAAATCCAAAGAGTGGTGGAAGAGGTTCAGGCGGGAACTTCCCTGGAAGATGCTTTGGATAATTTTGCCAGGCGTATGGATGATCAGGAGGTGATTAATTTTGTGACCACCATAAAAAATGCTGAAAGGAAAGGCGCCTTCGGTTACAGCAAGGCTTTGGCCAGCCTCATCGCCGATATTCGAAAAAGAAGGGGCGCCCAAATTGATGAGGTCGCCAAAATGGCTGAAGTTAAATTGATTTTTCCGGTGGTGCTTACCGTGTTTCCGGCCACCGCCATTTTGCTGCTGGGACCCATGGCTATCTATGCTTTTGCCATATTCTATTGA
- a CDS encoding prepilin peptidase: MVIVVVLAGALGAILGSLAACLGYRLPRGISPWGRSFCPACKQVLGPVDLIPILGYFFTKRHCRYCKVKISPIYLMPEITLAFLSALLMFLLGPTPLYFLYMVLLTVTAIAAVSDLGTEIIPDSLILSLILFALPFILWTKSIPVWFALLGAITGVAAMLLPGLLTKKYPGGGDIKLTGAIGFYLGPFGVACVVLLAAVTGLIGQGYKGKREFAFAPYLYVGVIGTVFISLSGLIN, from the coding sequence ATGGTCATTGTTGTTGTGCTCGCCGGGGCTTTGGGGGCTATTCTCGGGAGTTTGGCGGCCTGCCTGGGATACCGACTGCCCAGGGGAATCTCCCCCTGGGGAAGATCCTTCTGCCCGGCCTGTAAACAGGTCTTAGGGCCGGTGGACCTGATTCCCATCCTGGGATATTTTTTTACGAAAAGGCACTGCCGGTACTGCAAAGTAAAAATAAGCCCGATTTATCTGATGCCAGAGATCACGCTGGCATTTTTATCTGCCCTTTTAATGTTTCTTCTTGGGCCGACACCTTTGTATTTTCTTTATATGGTCTTGTTGACGGTCACCGCCATAGCAGCGGTTTCTGACCTGGGGACAGAGATCATTCCCGATTCGTTGATCCTTTCCCTGATCCTATTCGCACTACCCTTTATTCTTTGGACAAAAAGCATTCCGGTCTGGTTTGCCCTGCTGGGAGCCATCACAGGAGTGGCTGCGATGCTTTTACCTGGGCTGCTGACAAAAAAGTATCCGGGAGGAGGGGATATTAAGTTGACTGGGGCCATTGGATTCTATCTTGGTCCCTTTGGAGTTGCCTGCGTTGTTTTACTGGCTGCGGTAACCGGGTTGATTGGCCAGGGATACAAGGGGAAGAGAGAATTTGCCTTTGCTCCCTATCTTTATGTGGGCGTCATCGGAACCGTGTTTATCAGCTTATCCGGGCTGATCAATTGA
- a CDS encoding TadE/TadG family type IV pilus assembly protein — MRRFLRCNKGLTEVEALILSPFILYFLLFFITIGMVFWVKIELPHASREAARQAAALGEYGFNSRPWKTAVETVSKSLPANLSVGTSGNGVKKAFSPDSPNPDQPDVLVEKMEGYYTAVVSYHIITPAPGMAKLLNPSAGWLEKYITITNRAYFPDEGG; from the coding sequence GTGAGACGTTTTTTGCGTTGTAATAAAGGTTTAACCGAAGTGGAGGCCTTAATTTTATCTCCCTTTATACTCTATTTTTTACTCTTTTTCATAACCATTGGAATGGTTTTTTGGGTAAAAATCGAACTGCCCCATGCCTCCAGGGAGGCGGCCCGACAGGCGGCCGCATTAGGGGAATACGGATTTAATTCAAGACCCTGGAAGACGGCGGTGGAAACTGTTTCAAAAAGCCTGCCGGCCAATTTGAGTGTTGGCACCTCCGGGAATGGGGTAAAGAAAGCTTTCAGCCCCGATTCTCCTAATCCGGATCAGCCGGATGTTTTAGTGGAAAAGATGGAGGGCTACTATACTGCGGTGGTGTCTTATCACATCATTACCCCGGCTCCCGGGATGGCCAAACTTTTAAATCCCAGCGCCGGATGGCTGGAGAAGTACATTACCATTACTAACCGAGCATACTTCCCGGACGAAGGAGGCTAA